The following proteins are co-located in the Scomber scombrus chromosome 2, fScoSco1.1, whole genome shotgun sequence genome:
- the LOC133988651 gene encoding multidrug and toxin extrusion protein 1-like — MDRPAPTAEYSRAKNGTPTPEAACCVRGSGGGVIPRLYRDEIVQLVKLAAPVVISQLMVFLIGLISMVYCGHMGKTELAAVSLAAAVVNITGISIGTGLSSACDTLISQTYGSGNLKRVGVILQRGILILLLGCFPCWAVLINTEAILLAFKQSPEVASLAQLYVKIFMPALPVTFIYQLQGKYLQNQGIMWPQVITGLVGNLLNALINYIFLYPLELGVAGSAAANAISQCSLALLLFIYIYWRGLHKATWGGWSIDCLREWGDFVRLAVPSMFMICLAWWTFEIGGFLAGLISEVELGAQAIVYQLGTITYVIPLGLTVAATVRVGNALGAGNVEQAKLSCKVPLICTFVVACVVGAGLTISRNVIGYIFTTEPDILQRVGEVMPLIGYMHIVDATAGAAAGVIRGTGKQLFGALCNLVGFYFIGLPIGLSLMFAANMGIVGLWTGLVTCVTLQLTVFIIFLCKLDWNKAVEEALVRAGVQNAEEKEMVELEQTDLNQKQASVTTTASGCVSAEEGGTDLEEHDPGHSQLQSTTTTTTTTTTVGDVLSVRQLVLRRGLALLVMVVILVAGIISSDLLVRHLKE, encoded by the exons ATGGACCGTCCTGCACCGACAGCAGAATACAGCAGAGCAAAGAATGGAACTCCAACACCTGAAGCGGCGTGTTGTGTTCGCGGCTCCGGTGGAGGTGTAATCCCGCGGCTGTACCGGGACGAGATAGTACAACTGGTCAAATTAGCAGCTCCAGTG GTCATTTCCCAGCTGATGGTGTTTCTGATAGGTCTCATCAGCATGGTGTACTGTGGTCACATGGGAAAAACAGAACTTGCAGCTGTATCACTCGCAGCTGCG GTGGTTAACATCACTGGTATTTCCATTGGCACTGGTTTATCATCAGCTTGTGATACCCTCATATCTCAG ACGTATGGGAGCGGTAACTTGAAGCGTGTGGGTGTGATTCTCCAGAGGGGGATTCTTATACTACTGCTGGGCTGTTTCCCCTGCTGGGCCGTCCTCATCAACACTGAAGCTATCCTACTTGCTTTCAAACAGAGCCCAGAGGTCGCCAG TCTCGCCCAGCTGTATGTGAAGATCTTCATGCCTGCTTTGCCG GTTACTTTTATTTACCAGCTGCAAGGGAAGTATCTTCAAAATCAG GGAATTATGTGGCCCCAGGTTATAACCGGATTGGTTGGAAATTTGCTAAACGCTCTCATCAACTACATCTTCCTTTATCCTCTGGAGCTGGGTGTCGC TGGATCTGCAGCAGCCAATGCTATCTCACAGTGTTCGCTGGCtttgcttttattcatttacatctACTGGAGGGGTCTGCACAAAGCCACTTGGGGAG GCTGGTCAATTGACTGTCTACGCGAATGGGGTGACTTTGTGAGACTGGCCGTTCCCAGCATGTTTATGATTTGTCTGGCGTGGTGGACGTTCGAAATAGGAGGATTTCTGGCTGGTCTGATAAGCGAGGTTGAGCTGGGCGCTCAGGCCATAGTGTACCAGCTGGGCACTATAACTTACGTG ATCCCACTAGGATTGACAGTTGCTGCCACAGTACGCGTTGGGAATGCTCTTGGTGCAGGAAACGTAGAGCAGGCCAAGCTGTCCTGCAAAGTCCCCCTCATATGTACAT TCGTAGTCGCATGTGTTGTCGGAGCCGGTCTGACCATCAGCAGAAATGTCATTGGATACATTTTCACCACAGAGCC AGACATTCTTCAGAGGGTTGGTGAGGTCATGCCTCTAATAGGTTACATGCATATTGTCGACGCCACTGCG GGAGCAGCTGCAGGTGTTATTAGAGGAACAGGGAAACAGTTGTTTGGTGCTCTGTGTAACCTGGTGGGATTCTACTTCATTGGTTTACCTATTGGTTTGTCCCTGATGTTTGCAGCAAACATGGGCATTGTGG GGCTGTGGACAGGACTTGTCACTTGTGTGACACTGCAGTTGActgtttttatcatatttttgtgCAAACTCGATTGGAATAAGGCAGTTGAAGAG GCTCTTGTGAGAGCAGGAGTCCAGAatgcagaagaaaaagagatggTTGAGTTGGAGCAAACAG ACTTGAATCAGAAGCAGGCCTCGGTCACCACAACCGCATCCGGCTGTGTGAGTGCTGAAGAGGGGGGCACAGACCTAGAAGAGCATGATCCAGGCCACAGTCAACTACAatccactactactactactactactactactactgtaggGGATGTGCTATCAGTGCGACAGCTGGTTTTACGGCGTGGCCTGGCGTTGTTAGTCATGGTTGTGATCCTTGTCGCTGGAATCATAAGTAGCGACTTGCTAGTGAGGCATTTAAAAGAATAA
- the LOC133988667 gene encoding multidrug and toxin extrusion protein 1-like isoform X1 codes for MDGSSKTVKEDSKNGEAAVHGTGETRGSWLKRVVGCIPQVYRNELVQLFKLAGPVVISQLMVFMISFVSTVFCGHLGKTELAGVSLSIAVVNVTGISIGTGLSLTCDTLISQTYGSGNMKRVGVILQRGILILLLGCFPCWAVLINTEPLLLAVKQSPEVASMSQLYVMIFMPALPAAFMYQLQGRYLQNQGIIWPQVITGAIGNIFNAIINYVFLFHLDLGVAGSAAANAISQYMLAVILYVYICARGLHKATWGGWSLDCLQEWGPFVQLAIPSMLMLCLEWWMFEVGGFLAGIISEVELGAQSITYELAVVAYMFPLGFSAAASVRVGNALGAGNIEQAKLSCKVPIICTFIIACFVGAILSLSRHVIGYIFTSEQDILTRVADVMLIFGFMHLADAVAGVTGGVLRGAGKQMIGALCNLVGYYFIGFPIGVSLMFAANMGIVGLWTGLTICVLLQSIFFVTFVHKLDWKKAADEARRRAGVYIKDEKETVRMENIDSNHNQPQVSATASSCESADEDHTYEDPHSAQQSKTATTVGDVLSVTQLVLRRGLTLLLMVVILVAGIVINPFLTRLLK; via the exons ATGGACGGCTCCAgtaaaacagtgaaagaggATTCAAAAAACGGGGAAGCTGCTGTTCACGGTACCGGTGAAACGCGGGGCTCATGGCTGAAGCGCGTGGTAGGCTGTATCCCGCAGGTCTACCGCAATGAGCTGGTACAACTTTTCAAACTAGCGGGACCAGTG GTCATTTCCCAGTTGATGGTCTTCATGATCAGTTTCGTCAGCACGGTGTTCTGTGGTCACTTGGGGAAAACAGAACTTGCAGGAGTATCATTATCAATTGCG gtGGTTAACGTCACCGGTATTTCCATTGGCACTGGTTTGTCGTTAACTTGCGATACCCTCATATCTCAG ACGTATGGGAGCGGTAACATGAAGCGTGTGGGTGTGATTCTCCAGAGGGGGATTCTTATACTACTGCTGGGTTGTTTCCCCTGCTGGGCCGTCCTCATCAACACTGAACCTCTCCTACTTGCTGTCAAACAGAGCCCAGAGGTCGCCAG TATGTCCCAGCTGTATGTGATGATCTTCATGCCTGCTCTGCCG GCTGCTTTTATGTACCAGCTGCAAGGGAGGTATCTTCAAAATCAG GGAATTATATGGCCTCAAGTAATAACTGGAGCTATTGGAAATATCTTCAATGCAATCATCAACTACGTCTTCCTCTTTCATCTGGATCTGGGGGTCGC TGGGTCTGCAGCAGCCAATGCCATCTCACAGTATATGCTGGCTGTGATCCTCTACGTCTACATCTGCGCAAGGGGTCTGCACAAGGCCACATGGGGAG GTTGGTCACTGGACTGTCTGCAGGAGTGGGGACCCTTCGTCCAGCTTGCCATCCCCAGCATGCTCATGCTCTGTCTGGAGTGGTGGATGTTTGAGGTGGGAGGATTCCTGGCTGGTATAATCAGTGAGGTAGAGCTGGGAGCTCAGTCCATAACATACGAGCTGGCGGTGGTAGCCTACATG TTCCCACTTGGATTCTCTGCTGCTGCCAGTGTACGGGTCGGGAACGCTCTTGGTGCAGGAAACATAGAGCAGGCCAAGCTGTCCTGCAAAGTTCCCATCATATGTACAT TCATCATTGCATGTTTTGTTGGGGCGATTCTCAGCCTCAGCAGACATGTAATTGGATACATTTTCACCTCAGAGCA AGACATTTTAACGAGGGTCGCCGACGTCATGCTGATATTTGGCTTCATGCATCTCGCTGATGCCGTCGCG GGAGTGACTGGAGGTGTTCTCAGAGGAGCAGGAAAACAGATGATTGGTGCTCTGTGTAATCTGGTGGGATATTATTTCATTGGTTTCCCTATTGGTGTGTCTCTAATGTTCGCAGCAAACATGGGCATTGTAG GTCTTTGGACAGGACTTACCATTTGTGTGTTACTGCAGTCCATTTTCTTCGTGACATTTGTACACAAACTTGATTGGAAAAAGGCTGCTGATGAG GCTCGTCGAAGAGCCGGAGTCTATATCAAAGATGAAAAAGAGACGGTCAGGATGGAAAACATAG ACTCAAATCACAACCAGCCCCAGGTCAGTGCTACTGCCTCCAGTTGTGAGAGTGCTGATGAAGACCACACATACGAGGACCCGCATAGTGCACAACAGAGTAAAACTGCTACTACAGTAGGAGATGTTCTCTCAGTAACACAGCTGGTTTTGCGGCGCGGTCTGACATTGCTGCTCATGGTCGTCATCCTTGTGGCTGGAATCGTCATCAATCCCTTCCTCACCAGGCTGTTGAAATGA
- the LOC133988667 gene encoding multidrug and toxin extrusion protein 1-like isoform X2, protein MDGSSKTVKEDSKNGEAAVHGTGETRGSWLKRVVGCIPQVYRNELVQLFKLAGPVTYGSGNMKRVGVILQRGILILLLGCFPCWAVLINTEPLLLAVKQSPEVASMSQLYVMIFMPALPAAFMYQLQGRYLQNQGIIWPQVITGAIGNIFNAIINYVFLFHLDLGVAGSAAANAISQYMLAVILYVYICARGLHKATWGGWSLDCLQEWGPFVQLAIPSMLMLCLEWWMFEVGGFLAGIISEVELGAQSITYELAVVAYMFPLGFSAAASVRVGNALGAGNIEQAKLSCKVPIICTFIIACFVGAILSLSRHVIGYIFTSEQDILTRVADVMLIFGFMHLADAVAGVTGGVLRGAGKQMIGALCNLVGYYFIGFPIGVSLMFAANMGIVGLWTGLTICVLLQSIFFVTFVHKLDWKKAADEARRRAGVYIKDEKETVRMENIDSNHNQPQVSATASSCESADEDHTYEDPHSAQQSKTATTVGDVLSVTQLVLRRGLTLLLMVVILVAGIVINPFLTRLLK, encoded by the exons ATGGACGGCTCCAgtaaaacagtgaaagaggATTCAAAAAACGGGGAAGCTGCTGTTCACGGTACCGGTGAAACGCGGGGCTCATGGCTGAAGCGCGTGGTAGGCTGTATCCCGCAGGTCTACCGCAATGAGCTGGTACAACTTTTCAAACTAGCGGGACCAGTG ACGTATGGGAGCGGTAACATGAAGCGTGTGGGTGTGATTCTCCAGAGGGGGATTCTTATACTACTGCTGGGTTGTTTCCCCTGCTGGGCCGTCCTCATCAACACTGAACCTCTCCTACTTGCTGTCAAACAGAGCCCAGAGGTCGCCAG TATGTCCCAGCTGTATGTGATGATCTTCATGCCTGCTCTGCCG GCTGCTTTTATGTACCAGCTGCAAGGGAGGTATCTTCAAAATCAG GGAATTATATGGCCTCAAGTAATAACTGGAGCTATTGGAAATATCTTCAATGCAATCATCAACTACGTCTTCCTCTTTCATCTGGATCTGGGGGTCGC TGGGTCTGCAGCAGCCAATGCCATCTCACAGTATATGCTGGCTGTGATCCTCTACGTCTACATCTGCGCAAGGGGTCTGCACAAGGCCACATGGGGAG GTTGGTCACTGGACTGTCTGCAGGAGTGGGGACCCTTCGTCCAGCTTGCCATCCCCAGCATGCTCATGCTCTGTCTGGAGTGGTGGATGTTTGAGGTGGGAGGATTCCTGGCTGGTATAATCAGTGAGGTAGAGCTGGGAGCTCAGTCCATAACATACGAGCTGGCGGTGGTAGCCTACATG TTCCCACTTGGATTCTCTGCTGCTGCCAGTGTACGGGTCGGGAACGCTCTTGGTGCAGGAAACATAGAGCAGGCCAAGCTGTCCTGCAAAGTTCCCATCATATGTACAT TCATCATTGCATGTTTTGTTGGGGCGATTCTCAGCCTCAGCAGACATGTAATTGGATACATTTTCACCTCAGAGCA AGACATTTTAACGAGGGTCGCCGACGTCATGCTGATATTTGGCTTCATGCATCTCGCTGATGCCGTCGCG GGAGTGACTGGAGGTGTTCTCAGAGGAGCAGGAAAACAGATGATTGGTGCTCTGTGTAATCTGGTGGGATATTATTTCATTGGTTTCCCTATTGGTGTGTCTCTAATGTTCGCAGCAAACATGGGCATTGTAG GTCTTTGGACAGGACTTACCATTTGTGTGTTACTGCAGTCCATTTTCTTCGTGACATTTGTACACAAACTTGATTGGAAAAAGGCTGCTGATGAG GCTCGTCGAAGAGCCGGAGTCTATATCAAAGATGAAAAAGAGACGGTCAGGATGGAAAACATAG ACTCAAATCACAACCAGCCCCAGGTCAGTGCTACTGCCTCCAGTTGTGAGAGTGCTGATGAAGACCACACATACGAGGACCCGCATAGTGCACAACAGAGTAAAACTGCTACTACAGTAGGAGATGTTCTCTCAGTAACACAGCTGGTTTTGCGGCGCGGTCTGACATTGCTGCTCATGGTCGTCATCCTTGTGGCTGGAATCGTCATCAATCCCTTCCTCACCAGGCTGTTGAAATGA
- the LOC133999050 gene encoding high-affinity choline transporter 1-like: MVLNIPGVVVVVLFYILILGTGVWAAQRSRKAERKSHGNRTEVVLLGGRNISLAVGIFTMTATWVGGGFILGVAEAVSSPKMGLIWALMPIQYSVSFIIGGLFFAKPMRDKRYITMMDPFQIKYGKVLSGALVLPALLADVLWVSCTLLGLGATMSVILDLPYSYSAWISSAVAIIYTLLGGLYSVAYTDVIQLSLVFFSLWLCIPFLLLNPHSTNIAQTAFNYTFQEPWVGTLERDDVWRWIDDFLMLGLGSVSFQSFHQRTLSASSSVTAQMTCYAAAIVIAILGIPPVLVGAVAASTDWNQTLYGSPAPYMRDEQSLVLPLTLQYLTPSYISIIGIGAVAAAVMSSMDSGLLSATSVFSSNIYKNVLRKKASDHEMKWVMRITVVVVGLAGTSITFYTKSTLVLWILGADVSYTLIFPHLVSVLFVKVTNGYGATVGYIVGLTVRILLGENAVGLPVILQLPGCTLEDGIYVQKSPVRTISMVCTLVTILVFSFLTFFMFNHGLLPERWDVFKVKRNVTVSPADAVKQNLKEEAGGKTECDETRQGVALQPMLQNAL; this comes from the exons ATGGTTCTGAACATCCCTGGTGTGGTTGTGGTGGTGCTGTTCTACATCCTTATTCTGGGAACAGGAGTGTGGGCTGCCCAAAGGTCCAGAAAGGCTGAGAGGAAGAGCCATGGAAACAGGACCGAAGTGGTGCTCCTCGGAGGCAGAAATATCTCCTTGGCTGTTGGGATTTTCACCATGACTG CTACATGGGTTGGTGGTGGTTTTATCCTGGGTGTGGCAGAGGCGGTGTCCTCTCCTAAAATGGGTTTAATATGGGCCCTTATGCCCATACAATACTCAGTGTCATTCATAATAG GTGGTCTTTTCTTTGCCAAGCCAATGAGGGACAAGAGGTACATCACCATGATGGACCCATTCCAGATAAAGTATGGCAAAGTACTGAGTGGTGCTCTGGTGCTGCCTGCTTTACTGGCAGATGTGCTGTGGGTGTCTTGCACTCTGCTTGGCTTGG GAGCGACGATGAGCGTGATACTGGACTTGCCTTACTCCTACTCCGCATGGATCTCGTCAGCCGTGGCCATCATCTACACTTTGTTAGGAGGCCTTTATTCAGTGGCCTACACTGACGTCATCCAGCTCTCTCTAGTGTTCTTCAGTCTG TGGTTGTGTATCCCCTTCCTTCTGCTCAACCCCCATTCTACAAACATCGCCCAGACAGCTTTTAACTATACATTCCAAGAACCCTGGGTCGGCACTCTGGAGCGGGACGACGTCTGGAGGTGGATTGATGACTTCTTGATGCTG ggtCTTGGTAGTGTTTCATTTCAGTCCTTCCACCAGAGGACGCTGTCTGCCTCCTCATCGGTAACAGCTCAGATGACCTGCTACGCTGCTGCAATTGTCATTGCCATACTGGGAATCCCCCCTGTCTTAGTTGGAGCTGTTGCCGCTTCCACAG aCTGGAACCAGACACTCTACGGTTCTCCAGCTCCATATATGCGAGATGAGCAGAGTTTGGTCCTGCCTCTGACCTTACAATACCTCACTCCTTCTTACATTTCAATCATCGGAATCGGAGCTGTGGCTGCTGCAGTTATGTCATCCATGGACTCTGGCCTGTTGTCTGCAacctctgttttctcttcaaaCATCTACAAAAATGTCCTGCGTAAAAAG GCATCAGACCATGAAATGAAATGGGTGATGCGGATCACAGTGGTCGTTGTGGGTCTGGCTGGGACTTCCATAACATTCTACACCAAGAGCACCCTGGTCCTCTGGATTCTTGGAGCAGATGTATCCTATACCCTTATATTCCCCCATTTGGTCTCTGTGCTCTTCGTTAAAGTAACAAATGGCTACGGTGCCACAGTGGGTTATATCGTAGGGCTGACTGTAAGGATTTTGTTGGGAGAAAATGCCGTAGGTCTTCCCGTCATTCTTCAGCTTCCAGGTTGCACATTGGAAGACGGCATCTATGTCCAGAAATCACCTGTCAGGACAATCTCCATGGTCTGCACTTTGGTAACCATCCTGGTTTTTTcctttctgacttttttcatgTTCAACCATGGCCTGTTGCCTGAGAGGTGGGATGTTTTCAAAGTAAAACGTAATGTGACTGTGTCACCAGCGGATGCCGTCAAACAGAACCTCAAAG